The Clostridium sporogenes region CCTATATAAAAACTTTCATTATCTTTTAATTTTTCCCTGAAATCGATTCTGGCAAAATAAGGTGCAGAAACTGATGATTTATAAGAATTTAGATTCTTTTTATTTATGTGTAAAGAATTTTGAAGAGACTCTACTTCATAATTATATGCCCCTTTAGCTTCCTTATTTATTTCATTTATTTTATTAGATATATGTTCTTCTCTTTCCTTTAAAGACGTTATTTTTTCTTCTATCCATTCGATACTTTCATTTAGTTTTTCTTTTTCAATATTAAAACTTTCTTTTTCAATAGACATAATATACCTCCCTAAATATAAAGACGCCCTTAATATTTTAACATATTTACCACTATATTTTTAACTTTATTTAACTTTCTTAATTTATGATACTTTTAGAGAAGCATACTTTTTGAGCATATGAATTAAGATATTTTTAACCATATTCATAAAAAAATTAATACCACGTTTAAATCCAAAACCATACAATAATTTCATATAAATTCCATAATAAAAAGACCTATTAAGGTCTTTTTATATAATAATTTTCCTTTGTAGATAACAAATTCTAACCTTTAGTTAAAGTTAAAACTTCATACATGTTAGACTAAGAACTCTGTTTATACTATTCCTTCAATTATTCCTCCCCCCACTAATATATCTTTATCATAAAATACTACTGATTGTCCTTTGGTTATGGCTCTTTGTTTATTTTCAAATACTACTTTTACTTTATTATTTTCTAAAGGTATTATAGTGGCTTTAGACGGTTTAGCAGAATATCTAACCTTAGCTTCTAATTCCATAGGTTTTTTTAATTTATCAAAAGGAATAAAATTTATATTTTTCGCTATTAACTCTGTACGAAAAATATCTTCTTCCTCTCCTATAACTACTTGATTAGTAATAGGATTTATATCAATTACATAGGCTGGTTTTCCTAAAGCAATACCAAGTCCTTTTCTTTGTCCTATCGTATAATATATTATTCCTTTATGCTTTCCAATTATATTTCCTTCTTTATCAACGAAATTTCCCTCACTTATTTTCTTTTTATAATTTCTTTTTATAAATCCACCATGATCATTATCTGGTATAAAACATATCTCTTGACTATCTTTTTTATTATATACATCTAATCCTATACTTTCAGCTATTTCTCTTATATGATCTTTTTTATATTCACCACAAGGCATTATAGTTCTCTCTAGCTGATACTGTTTTAGATTATACATCATATACGTTTGATCTTTTTTATCATCTTCAGCTTTAACTATAACTTTTCTTCCATTTCTTTCTTCTATTTTGCAATAGTGTCCTGTTGCCATAAAATCTGCTCCAAATTCTTTGGCTGCATTAAAAAAAGCTTCAAATTTTATAGTTTTATTACAAGCTACACAAGGATTAGGAGTTCTACCACTTAAATATTCATCTATAAAATAATCAATAACATTATCTTTAAATTTCTTTTCAATATTTATAACATGAAAGGGAATATTTAATTTTTCTGCTACCCTTCTAGCATCTTCTGCTGCTGATTTATTACAGTATTCTTCTCTATCATCTCTCCATAAATCCATGTAAATACCGATTACATCATATCCTCTTTCTTTTAATATATAAGCAGATACAGAACTATCTACTCCTCCACTCATAGCTAATGCAACTGTCCCCTTTGACATTTTATCACCTAATTTCCTATTTTAATTCACAATAATTCAATATGATTATTTTATTGTTACTACATACTTTTGTCAACACTTAAGGAAATTACGACGTAAGGACTTTTAAAGGTTGAAAATTAAAACAAGAAATACTTTTGGTGGATAGATAGCTATAAAAATAAAGAATACTAATATTTTTGACCTAATATTTAAGCTAACGCTCTAATGCCACGTCCTGTGGCAACAAGGCTAAGTAAACGTCCTGTTTACTTCACGCTTAAATATTAGTTCACAAATAAAGTATTCTAATTATTTTTCTAGATATCTATTTTCCCTAAAAGCATTTCTTGTTTTAATACCTTTAAAAGTTGTTATAATAATTTCCTACTGGGAGAAAACCCGCAAAGGGATGATTTTGTTCCGCTACTATACACAAAATCTTTAATTATAATATTTATGTTAAGCTAATTATTGATTTAAAAATTATAAGATTAAATTTTAATTTAATATAGATGACTTCAAAAAAGCCATAACGTAGCCGGAAATTAGTATTTAGTTTTATGTGAAAAATTTTAAGTTTAATTAAGCATAATTGGTGTAGCCATTCTAATTGAATTGGAATTTATAGAGGAGGTAAGAAGTAAGGGTTAAGAGTTATGGATAAAATTCATAGAGTTTTTTATAGTTTAATATACTTATTAGCTATTACTTATTCATAACCTATCCACTATTAAATTTGTTTGCTATCACAAATAGTTTAAATTGTAAGTACATACATTATAAATCTTATAAAAATATAGTCTTTTTACATGCTACTGCATTAATTTTCTATCGAAAATTTTTTTGAATCCCTTACTGAAAAGAATATAAATAACTAAAAATTTTTAATATATCTATAAATCCATAAATATCCTATAAAAGAAAATATAATTATGGATTTTACATAACAGAGTGGAGTAAAATCTTCCTCTTGTACCTCTCTTGCCCCATAGGAAATTATCTTTAAAGAGTTATGCTAACTTCAGCCTATTAAAAATAGGGATATGTGGCATAAAAGACATTTGAAAAAGCTTAGAGATTCTTATTTGTTTTTTGAAAATATATTAAGAAAAAAATGATTGTTTGAGCGGTCAGCGAGTTTCATTTTTTTCAATATATTTTACAAAAAAAACAAATTGAAAT contains the following coding sequences:
- the mnmA gene encoding tRNA 2-thiouridine(34) synthase MnmA; the protein is MSKGTVALAMSGGVDSSVSAYILKERGYDVIGIYMDLWRDDREEYCNKSAAEDARRVAEKLNIPFHVINIEKKFKDNVIDYFIDEYLSGRTPNPCVACNKTIKFEAFFNAAKEFGADFMATGHYCKIEERNGRKVIVKAEDDKKDQTYMMYNLKQYQLERTIMPCGEYKKDHIREIAESIGLDVYNKKDSQEICFIPDNDHGGFIKRNYKKKISEGNFVDKEGNIIGKHKGIIYYTIGQRKGLGIALGKPAYVIDINPITNQVVIGEEEDIFRTELIAKNINFIPFDKLKKPMELEAKVRYSAKPSKATIIPLENNKVKVVFENKQRAITKGQSVVFYDKDILVGGGIIEGIV